The Streptomyces nitrosporeus genome includes a window with the following:
- a CDS encoding TetR/AcrR family transcriptional regulator: MAAVTPPKQDRSRATRRGLLEAAVACLAEHGWAGSTVAVVAERAGVSRGAAQHHFPTREDLFTGAVEYVAEERSAALRALPVQGRTEVVAALVDLYTGPLFRAALQLWVAASNEEQLRPRVTELEARVGRETHRIAVELLGADEERPGVRETVQGLLDMARGLGLANLLTDDTARRDRVVGQWAALLDASLG; encoded by the coding sequence ATGGCGGCTGTGACACCCCCCAAGCAGGACCGCAGCCGCGCCACCCGGCGCGGACTCCTCGAAGCTGCGGTCGCCTGCCTCGCCGAACACGGCTGGGCGGGCTCCACCGTCGCCGTCGTCGCCGAACGCGCCGGAGTCTCGCGCGGAGCGGCCCAGCACCATTTCCCCACCCGCGAGGACCTGTTCACCGGAGCCGTTGAGTACGTCGCCGAGGAACGCTCCGCCGCCCTGCGCGCCCTGCCCGTCCAGGGCCGTACCGAGGTCGTCGCCGCTCTGGTGGACCTCTACACCGGGCCGCTGTTCCGTGCCGCGCTCCAGCTGTGGGTCGCCGCGTCCAACGAGGAGCAGCTCCGCCCCCGCGTCACCGAACTCGAAGCCCGGGTCGGCCGCGAGACCCACCGCATCGCCGTCGAACTCCTCGGCGCCGACGAGGAGCGTCCCGGCGTCCGCGAGACCGTCCAGGGCCTCCTCGACATGGCCCGGGGCCTCGGCCTCGCCAACCTGCTGACCGACGACACCGCCCGCAGGGACAGGGTCGTCGGCCAGTGGGCGGCGCTGCTGGACGCCTCGCTCGGCTGA
- a CDS encoding PAS domain-containing protein: MSASRSSGIADAIGPEEGPENGGPGGAPGSGTPAGPAPGPPLLAALLDGMDAAFCAFDAHGTVTHWNREAERVLGWSAAEAVGRSGFAGWAVRRADAGDVQRRLMAVMDTPGRQVHEFALLCKSGGRVLVRTQSSAVRGADGTPAGVYCAFSEVHARIDLERSIALSEALFEDMSWGVVLVDVDLRPTVVNSYAARALGAGRTAPLGRPLGELILRGAEELEGALQHVLAEGAPPAPADLWVTLRTAEGERRRCWRSGFLRLASPLAEEPVPLGVGWMFQDVTDARLAEQEADRLRFRSNQLHRAARQAAGCEDPLEAATSSLDYALAGFADHVVVDLLCGERLVRAAGTPAEGPGPCLLVSGGSIPVRYRAGHPALQAVERTGTVRASARAGAGEEWAAGHQWPRDAAHALCAVLQSRGRTLGVVTFLRAASRSAFERPDAMYAESVAVRVGSAVDLARLTGRLDGVPGPREA; this comes from the coding sequence GTGAGTGCTTCCAGGAGCAGTGGGATCGCCGACGCGATCGGGCCGGAGGAAGGCCCGGAGAACGGCGGGCCCGGCGGCGCTCCGGGCTCCGGGACCCCGGCCGGGCCCGCCCCCGGCCCCCCGCTGCTCGCCGCGCTGCTCGACGGGATGGACGCCGCCTTCTGCGCCTTCGACGCCCACGGCACCGTCACCCACTGGAACCGCGAGGCCGAACGCGTCCTGGGCTGGAGCGCCGCCGAGGCCGTGGGACGCAGCGGCTTCGCCGGCTGGGCCGTGCGCCGTGCCGACGCCGGGGACGTGCAGCGGCGGCTGATGGCGGTCATGGACACCCCGGGGCGGCAGGTGCACGAGTTCGCCCTGCTGTGCAAGAGCGGCGGACGGGTGCTGGTGCGGACCCAGTCGTCCGCGGTGCGCGGCGCGGACGGCACACCGGCCGGGGTGTACTGCGCGTTCAGCGAGGTGCACGCCCGGATCGACCTGGAGCGGTCCATCGCGCTGAGCGAGGCGCTCTTCGAGGACATGTCGTGGGGCGTGGTCCTGGTGGACGTGGACCTGCGGCCGACCGTCGTCAACAGCTACGCGGCGCGGGCCCTGGGCGCCGGGCGTACGGCACCGCTCGGGCGCCCGCTGGGCGAGCTGATCCTGCGGGGGGCCGAGGAGCTGGAGGGCGCCCTCCAGCACGTCCTGGCCGAGGGGGCGCCGCCCGCTCCGGCCGACCTGTGGGTGACGCTGCGTACGGCGGAGGGCGAGCGGCGGCGCTGCTGGCGCAGCGGGTTCCTGCGGCTCGCCTCACCGCTGGCCGAGGAGCCCGTACCGCTGGGGGTCGGCTGGATGTTCCAGGACGTGACGGACGCCAGGCTCGCGGAGCAGGAGGCGGACCGGCTGCGGTTCCGGTCCAACCAGCTGCACCGGGCCGCCCGGCAGGCCGCCGGGTGCGAGGACCCGCTGGAGGCGGCCACCTCGTCCCTGGACTACGCCCTGGCCGGTTTCGCCGATCACGTGGTGGTGGACCTGCTGTGCGGTGAGCGGCTGGTACGCGCGGCGGGGACACCGGCCGAGGGGCCGGGGCCCTGCCTGCTGGTGTCCGGCGGTTCGATCCCGGTGCGCTACCGGGCCGGCCACCCCGCGCTCCAGGCCGTGGAGCGCACCGGGACGGTGCGTGCCAGCGCGCGGGCCGGGGCGGGCGAGGAGTGGGCAGCGGGACACCAGTGGCCCCGGGACGCGGCGCACGCCCTGTGCGCGGTGCTGCAAAGCCGCGGCAGGACGCTGGGCGTGGTGACGTTCCTGCGCGCCGCCAGCCGCAGCGCGTTCGAACGTCCGGATGCGATGTACGCGGAGAGCGTGGCGGTCCGGGTCGGCTCGGCGGTGGACCTGGCCCGGCTGACGGGCCGCCTGGACGGCGTCCCCGGGCCCCGGGAGGCGTGA
- a CDS encoding enoyl-CoA hydratase family protein, translating to MSQLAPPAHERGVTTLTLDSPANRNALSAALVGELAEALEDCAADDGVRAVVLTHTGTTFCAGADLTAPPDPHTLVALMRRIVALPKPVVARVTGHVRAGGLGLLAACDISVAGPGASFALTESRLGLAPAVISMPLLPRVDPRAAARYYLTGERFDAAEAARTGFVTQAAEDVDQALVPVLDGLRRASPQGLAASKELVAARVLRSFDQYSEDLIARSAALFASDDAREGMTAFLERRDPAWRL from the coding sequence ATGAGCCAGCTCGCCCCGCCCGCCCACGAGCGCGGTGTCACCACCCTCACCCTGGACTCCCCGGCCAACCGCAACGCCCTGAGCGCGGCGCTCGTCGGGGAGCTGGCCGAGGCCCTGGAGGACTGCGCGGCCGACGACGGTGTCCGGGCCGTGGTCCTCACCCACACCGGTACCACCTTCTGCGCCGGCGCCGATCTCACCGCACCGCCCGACCCGCACACCCTGGTCGCGCTGATGCGCCGGATCGTCGCCCTGCCCAAGCCCGTCGTCGCCCGGGTCACCGGGCACGTCCGGGCCGGCGGGCTGGGGCTGCTGGCGGCGTGCGACATCTCCGTGGCCGGTCCGGGCGCCTCCTTCGCGCTGACCGAGTCGCGGCTGGGGCTGGCGCCCGCCGTCATCTCCATGCCGCTGCTGCCCCGCGTCGATCCGCGTGCCGCCGCCCGCTACTACCTCACCGGGGAGCGCTTCGACGCCGCCGAGGCCGCCCGTACCGGGTTCGTCACCCAGGCCGCCGAGGACGTGGACCAGGCGCTGGTGCCCGTGCTGGACGGGCTGCGCAGGGCCTCGCCCCAGGGGCTGGCCGCGTCGAAGGAGCTGGTCGCGGCTAGGGTGCTGCGGAGCTTCGACCAGTACTCCGAAGACCTCATCGCCCGCTCGGCGGCCCTGTTCGCCTCCGACGACGCACGGGAGGGGATGACGGCCTTCCTCGAACGACGGGACCCGGCATGGCGGCTGTGA
- a CDS encoding MarR family transcriptional regulator, whose amino-acid sequence MATQHPSAASRIPALSHPYPMANPGYGKRSVPGQPASSAGDFALLPDRERYIAGFIDHLPDGASMDVKSLAKQVPLYAQQAVGSALRALTVAGHLRRARCQVGDGDQVRWVFRTFWSRTARDNEWWISHLAAEGRKASPAAVTSPPPPARVPVEEPAPVEGPLPVAAPLVEGPVPVAALLAEGPLPVAVPPVAVPPAIVPSAVPQQRGPEPMAPPVPESAPEAVPGPASGPTPAPTPGPDAPSPAYLALARLGRTDARLVLSAADCAVLEGRAAEWLARGVDTAYLTRALTAGLPPQVDSPVGFLRRRLRDKIPPLVPPAAAPPAPGTPVRLVMVECAECGAPGRPEALPDGLCLPCHRSGTPEPVAPPAGGLAEAEVRSRAGQVRELLRAR is encoded by the coding sequence GTGGCTACCCAGCACCCTAGTGCCGCCTCCCGCATCCCCGCACTCTCCCACCCGTACCCGATGGCCAATCCCGGTTACGGAAAGCGGTCCGTGCCGGGGCAACCCGCTTCCAGCGCGGGTGACTTCGCGCTCCTGCCCGACCGTGAGCGGTACATCGCCGGGTTCATCGACCACCTCCCGGACGGCGCGTCCATGGACGTGAAGAGCCTTGCCAAGCAGGTGCCGCTCTACGCCCAGCAGGCGGTCGGCTCGGCGCTGAGGGCCCTGACCGTCGCCGGTCACCTGCGGCGCGCCCGGTGCCAGGTCGGTGACGGTGACCAGGTGCGCTGGGTCTTCCGCACGTTCTGGTCCCGTACCGCCCGCGACAACGAGTGGTGGATCTCCCATCTCGCCGCGGAGGGCCGCAAGGCGTCCCCGGCCGCCGTCACGTCCCCGCCGCCTCCGGCCCGGGTCCCCGTGGAGGAACCCGCGCCGGTGGAGGGGCCGTTGCCGGTGGCTGCCCCGCTGGTGGAGGGGCCGGTACCGGTGGCTGCCCTGCTGGCGGAGGGGCCGTTGCCCGTGGCCGTACCGCCGGTGGCCGTCCCTCCCGCGATCGTTCCGTCGGCCGTGCCGCAGCAGCGGGGGCCGGAGCCAATGGCGCCTCCCGTCCCGGAGTCCGCCCCGGAGGCTGTCCCGGGGCCCGCCTCGGGCCCCACCCCCGCGCCCACCCCGGGGCCCGATGCCCCCTCGCCCGCCTATCTGGCCCTGGCGCGGCTCGGCCGGACCGATGCCCGCCTGGTGCTCTCCGCCGCCGACTGCGCGGTCCTGGAGGGGCGGGCCGCCGAGTGGCTGGCCCGGGGCGTGGACACCGCCTATCTGACCCGTGCCCTCACCGCCGGGCTCCCCCCGCAGGTCGACTCACCCGTCGGGTTCCTCCGGCGGCGCCTCCGGGACAAGATCCCGCCGCTCGTGCCCCCGGCCGCCGCACCGCCCGCACCCGGCACCCCCGTCCGCCTCGTGATGGTGGAGTGTGCCGAGTGCGGCGCGCCCGGCCGCCCGGAGGCCCTGCCCGACGGCCTCTGCCTCCCCTGCCACCGGTCCGGTACTCCGGAACCGGTGGCCCCGCCCGCCGGCGGCCTCGCCGAAGCCGAGGTCCGCAGCCGCGCGGGGCAGGTCCGTGAGCTGCTCAGGGCACGCTGA
- a CDS encoding DUF302 domain-containing protein: MNNTTSDDPGLVTLRSAWPFPATVERLCAAVTTAGYHVFSRVDHAANAAHAGITLRPTELILFGDPRVGTELMLDQQRAGLDLPSKILVWQDEQDKVWLTYSTAAWLIQRHGLGDGGSEAAAALEATLAQVCGQASQ; the protein is encoded by the coding sequence GTGAACAACACGACGTCCGACGACCCCGGCCTGGTGACCCTGCGCAGCGCGTGGCCGTTCCCGGCCACTGTGGAACGGCTGTGCGCGGCGGTCACGACAGCCGGATACCACGTCTTCTCACGGGTCGACCACGCAGCCAACGCCGCTCATGCCGGAATCACACTGCGTCCCACCGAACTGATCCTGTTCGGCGATCCCCGTGTGGGTACCGAGCTGATGCTCGATCAGCAACGCGCGGGGCTTGATCTTCCCTCCAAGATCCTTGTCTGGCAGGACGAGCAGGACAAGGTCTGGCTGACCTACAGCACAGCGGCCTGGCTCATTCAGCGCCACGGCCTGGGCGATGGCGGTAGTGAAGCCGCCGCAGCCCTGGAAGCCACGCTGGCTCAGGTCTGCGGTCAGGCCTCCCAGTGA
- a CDS encoding metal-dependent transcriptional regulator — MSGLIDTTEMYLRTILELEEEGVVPMRARIAERLDQSGPTVSQTVARMERDGLVRIAGDRHLELTEEGRRLATRVMRKHRLAECLLVDVIGLEWEQVHAEACRWEHVMSEAVERRVLELLRHPTESPYGNPIPGLEELGEQSEADPFLDASMVSLADLDAGAEGMNVVVRRIGEPIQTDAQLMYTLRRAGVQPGSVVSVTESAGGVLVGSGGEAAELESDVASHVFVAKR; from the coding sequence ATGTCCGGACTGATCGACACAACGGAGATGTATCTCCGCACCATCCTCGAGCTCGAAGAGGAAGGCGTGGTCCCGATGCGCGCCCGGATCGCGGAACGGCTGGACCAGAGCGGCCCGACGGTCAGCCAGACCGTGGCGCGCATGGAGCGGGACGGCCTGGTCCGGATCGCCGGGGACCGCCACCTGGAGCTGACCGAGGAGGGCCGGCGCCTGGCGACCCGGGTGATGCGCAAGCACCGGCTCGCCGAGTGCCTGCTCGTCGATGTGATCGGCCTGGAGTGGGAGCAGGTCCACGCCGAGGCGTGCCGCTGGGAGCATGTGATGAGCGAGGCGGTGGAGCGCCGGGTGCTGGAGCTGCTGCGGCACCCCACGGAGTCCCCGTACGGCAACCCGATCCCGGGCCTGGAGGAGCTGGGCGAGCAGTCCGAGGCCGATCCGTTCCTGGACGCGAGCATGGTCAGCCTGGCCGACCTCGACGCCGGCGCGGAAGGCATGAACGTGGTGGTGCGCCGCATCGGCGAGCCGATCCAGACGGACGCCCAGCTGATGTACACGCTGCGCCGGGCCGGCGTGCAGCCCGGCTCGGTGGTCAGCGTGACCGAGTCGGCCGGGGGCGTGCTGGTCGGCTCCGGCGGCGAGGCCGCCGAGCTGGAGTCCGACGTCGCCTCGCACGTCTTCGTCGCCAAGCGCTGA
- a CDS encoding type II toxin-antitoxin system HicA family toxin translates to MKRKDLMKRLKQIAAEKEVDFTGPEGSGRGRHETYKVGAVRVHIPRHSEIAEGTAASIIRTAEKA, encoded by the coding sequence GTGAAGCGAAAAGACCTCATGAAACGGCTGAAGCAGATCGCAGCTGAGAAGGAGGTTGACTTCACGGGGCCGGAAGGGAGTGGACGGGGACGGCACGAGACATACAAGGTCGGCGCCGTCAGAGTCCATATCCCACGGCACTCCGAGATCGCGGAGGGCACTGCCGCATCGATCATCCGGACGGCCGAGAAGGCGTGA
- a CDS encoding SIS domain-containing protein — MSDSKLAGQFLDAAIGLLERVRDEEAEAVAAAGAAIADTVASGGRLFAFGAGHSSLAAQDVVYRAGGLALMNLLAVPGTVGVDVMPATLGSALERVDGLAAAVLDSSPARAGDLLVVISLSGRNALPVEMALNARALGLTVIGVTSVAYTTGTTPRNPSGSFLRDHCDIVLDSKIAVGDAELTAPGVQAPFAPASTVVTSALMQAMMATAAEKLAARGIEPPLLRSGNVDGGHEWNGRVMREYADRIFYRR, encoded by the coding sequence ATGAGCGACAGCAAGCTGGCCGGTCAGTTCCTGGACGCAGCGATCGGCCTGCTGGAGCGTGTACGTGACGAGGAGGCCGAGGCCGTGGCCGCGGCGGGCGCGGCCATCGCCGACACGGTCGCCTCGGGCGGGAGGCTCTTCGCCTTCGGAGCGGGCCACTCCTCCCTCGCAGCCCAGGACGTCGTCTACCGCGCGGGCGGGCTCGCCCTGATGAACCTCCTGGCGGTACCCGGCACCGTCGGCGTCGACGTCATGCCGGCCACGCTGGGCTCGGCCCTGGAAAGGGTCGACGGGCTGGCCGCCGCGGTACTCGACTCCAGTCCCGCCAGGGCCGGTGACCTGCTGGTGGTCATCTCCCTGTCGGGGCGCAACGCGCTGCCCGTGGAGATGGCGCTGAACGCCCGGGCGCTCGGGCTGACGGTCATCGGGGTCACCTCGGTCGCCTACACGACGGGCACCACCCCCCGGAACCCCTCCGGGAGCTTCCTGCGGGACCACTGCGACATCGTGCTGGACAGCAAGATCGCGGTGGGTGACGCCGAGCTCACGGCCCCCGGCGTCCAGGCGCCCTTCGCCCCCGCCTCCACCGTCGTCACCAGCGCGCTGATGCAGGCGATGATGGCCACCGCGGCCGAGAAACTGGCCGCCCGCGGCATCGAGCCGCCGCTGCTGCGCTCGGGCAACGTGGACGGCGGTCACGAGTGGAACGGGCGTGTGATGCGGGAGTACGCGGACCGGATCTTCTACCGGCGCTGA
- a CDS encoding 4-coumarate--CoA ligase family protein, which produces MVFHSEYADVPALEVPIHEAVLGHVTEQFGDTTALIDGTNGMSVTYAQLDTFHRRIAAHLAGAGLAKGDVLALHSPNTIAYPAVFYGATRAGAAVTTVHPLATAEEFAKQLTDSGARWIVTVSLLLDTARRAAGLAGGVEEIFVCDQAEGHTSVLDMLGSTAPEPEVAFDPAEDVVALPYSSGTTGAPKGVMLTHRSIGTNLEQLRPFIPLKPGDRILAVLPFFHIYGLTALMNVPLRCGATVVVLPRFDLDQFLGAIQDHRISGLYVAPPIVLALAKHPAVGDYDLSSLEYIVSAAAPLDAGLAAACSARLGLPPVRQAYGMTELSPGTHVVPLEAEDPPPGAVGKLLPGTEMRIVSLDDPDTDLPAGADGEILIRGPQVMKGYLGRPEATTAMIDGDGWLHTGDVGRVDEEGWLHVVDRVKELIKYKGYQVAPADLEALLLTHPSIADAAVIGVHDDDGNEIPKAYVVRQPSAPDLTADDVMAYVAGRVAPYKKVRRVEFTESVPRAVSGKILRRELRDREKRGA; this is translated from the coding sequence ATGGTGTTCCACAGCGAGTACGCAGATGTCCCGGCCCTGGAAGTACCCATCCACGAAGCCGTCCTCGGCCACGTCACCGAGCAGTTCGGCGACACCACCGCCCTGATCGACGGCACCAACGGCATGAGCGTCACCTACGCCCAGCTCGACACCTTCCACCGGCGCATCGCCGCCCACCTCGCCGGGGCCGGCCTCGCCAAGGGCGACGTCCTCGCCCTGCACAGCCCCAACACCATCGCCTACCCGGCCGTGTTCTACGGGGCCACCCGGGCCGGAGCCGCCGTCACCACCGTCCACCCGCTCGCCACCGCCGAGGAGTTCGCCAAGCAGCTGACGGACTCCGGCGCCCGCTGGATCGTCACCGTCTCCCTCCTCCTCGACACGGCCCGCCGGGCCGCCGGACTGGCGGGCGGCGTCGAGGAGATCTTCGTCTGCGACCAGGCCGAGGGGCACACCTCGGTCCTCGACATGCTCGGCTCCACCGCCCCCGAACCGGAGGTCGCCTTCGACCCGGCCGAGGACGTCGTCGCCCTGCCGTACTCCTCCGGCACCACCGGCGCCCCCAAGGGCGTCATGCTCACCCACCGCTCCATCGGCACCAACCTGGAACAGCTGCGCCCCTTCATCCCGCTTAAGCCCGGCGACCGCATCCTGGCCGTGCTTCCCTTTTTTCATATCTACGGGCTGACCGCCCTGATGAACGTCCCGCTGCGCTGTGGCGCCACCGTCGTCGTCCTGCCCCGCTTCGACCTCGACCAGTTCCTCGGCGCCATCCAGGACCACCGCATCAGCGGCCTCTACGTCGCCCCGCCCATCGTCCTGGCCCTTGCCAAGCATCCGGCGGTCGGTGACTACGACCTGTCCTCGCTGGAGTACATCGTCAGCGCCGCGGCCCCGCTGGACGCCGGACTCGCCGCCGCCTGTTCCGCCCGCCTCGGCCTGCCGCCCGTACGCCAGGCCTACGGCATGACCGAACTCTCCCCCGGCACCCACGTCGTCCCGCTCGAAGCGGAGGACCCGCCGCCCGGCGCCGTCGGCAAACTCCTGCCCGGCACCGAGATGCGCATCGTCTCCCTGGACGATCCGGACACCGACCTCCCCGCCGGTGCCGACGGCGAGATCCTCATCCGGGGGCCGCAGGTGATGAAGGGCTACCTCGGCCGCCCCGAGGCCACCACGGCGATGATCGACGGCGACGGCTGGCTGCACACCGGTGACGTCGGCCGCGTCGACGAGGAGGGCTGGCTGCACGTCGTGGACCGGGTGAAGGAGCTCATCAAGTACAAGGGCTACCAGGTCGCCCCCGCCGACCTGGAGGCCCTCCTCCTCACCCACCCCTCCATTGCCGACGCCGCCGTCATCGGCGTCCACGACGACGACGGCAACGAGATCCCCAAGGCCTACGTCGTCCGCCAGCCCTCCGCCCCGGACCTCACCGCCGACGACGTCATGGCGTACGTCGCCGGACGCGTCGCCCCGTACAAGAAGGTCCGCCGGGTCGAGTTCACCGAATCCGTCCCACGCGCGGTCTCCGGCAAGATCCTCCGCCGCGAACTCCGCGACCGGGAGAAGCGGGGGGCCTGA
- a CDS encoding type II toxin-antitoxin system HicB family antitoxin: MTTYKATAERQGRFWVVGIDGLPEGEQNVTQGLTWTEAHDNARDLISLVLDIEDDPSAYTVELVPADPAMSEVVREAEEADAAVQEAEMRRRTAMTRAAKTLVGLGLTQAEAGRMLGVTHQRIAQLAPRKTRKSAEKKAVPA, encoded by the coding sequence ATGACTACGTACAAGGCGACAGCAGAGCGTCAGGGACGCTTCTGGGTCGTGGGCATCGATGGCCTTCCAGAAGGGGAGCAGAACGTCACCCAGGGCCTCACCTGGACCGAAGCCCACGACAACGCACGGGATCTGATCAGTCTCGTTCTGGACATCGAGGATGATCCGTCCGCCTACACCGTCGAACTCGTCCCGGCCGACCCGGCGATGTCCGAAGTCGTGCGGGAGGCCGAAGAGGCCGACGCGGCCGTGCAGGAGGCGGAGATGCGCCGACGCACAGCGATGACACGAGCGGCGAAGACTCTCGTCGGCCTCGGACTCACACAGGCTGAAGCAGGTCGCATGCTCGGCGTCACTCACCAGCGCATCGCCCAGCTCGCACCCAGGAAAACGAGGAAGAGCGCAGAGAAGAAGGCCGTTCCCGCCTGA
- a CDS encoding citrate synthase 2 produces MSDFVPGLEGVVAFETEIAEPDKEGGSLRYRGVDIEDLVGHVSFGHVWGLLVDGAFSPGLPPAEPFPIPVHSGDIRVDVQAALAMLAPVWGLKPLLDIDAEQARDDLARAAVMALSYVAQSARGQGLPMVPQSEIDKAGSVVERFMIRWRGEPDPKHVKAVDAYWTSAAEHGMNASTFTARVIASTGADVAAALSGAVGAMSGPLHGGAPSRVLGMIEEIERTGDATAYVKRALDKGERLMGFGHRVYRAEDPRARVLRRTARELAAPRFEVAEALEKAALEELHARRPDRVLATNVEFWAAIVLDFAEVPAHMFTSMFSCARTAGWSAHILEQKRTGRLVRPTATYVGPGARDPREIEGYDQLADLAG; encoded by the coding sequence ATGTCCGATTTCGTACCCGGACTTGAAGGAGTCGTCGCGTTCGAGACGGAGATCGCCGAACCTGACAAGGAAGGCGGCTCGCTCCGTTACCGCGGCGTCGACATCGAGGACCTCGTCGGCCACGTCTCGTTCGGCCATGTCTGGGGCCTGCTGGTGGACGGGGCGTTCAGCCCGGGACTGCCGCCCGCCGAGCCCTTCCCCATCCCCGTGCACTCCGGTGACATCCGGGTCGACGTGCAGGCCGCGCTGGCGATGCTGGCGCCCGTGTGGGGGCTGAAACCGCTGCTGGACATCGACGCGGAGCAGGCCCGGGACGACCTGGCGCGGGCCGCCGTCATGGCCCTCTCCTACGTCGCGCAGTCCGCGCGCGGCCAGGGGCTGCCGATGGTCCCCCAGAGCGAGATCGACAAGGCCGGTTCCGTCGTCGAGCGGTTCATGATCCGCTGGCGCGGCGAACCGGACCCCAAGCACGTCAAGGCCGTCGACGCCTACTGGACGTCGGCCGCCGAACACGGCATGAACGCCTCGACCTTCACCGCCCGGGTCATCGCGTCGACCGGCGCGGACGTGGCGGCCGCCCTCTCCGGCGCGGTCGGCGCGATGTCCGGTCCGCTGCACGGCGGCGCGCCGTCCCGGGTCCTCGGCATGATCGAGGAGATCGAGCGGACCGGTGACGCCACCGCGTACGTGAAGCGGGCCCTGGACAAGGGCGAGCGGCTGATGGGCTTCGGCCATCGCGTCTACCGGGCGGAGGACCCGCGGGCCCGGGTCCTGCGGCGTACGGCACGGGAACTGGCGGCTCCGCGCTTCGAGGTCGCCGAGGCACTGGAGAAGGCGGCGCTGGAGGAGCTGCACGCCCGGCGCCCGGACCGGGTGCTGGCGACGAACGTCGAGTTCTGGGCGGCGATCGTGCTGGACTTCGCCGAGGTCCCGGCCCACATGTTCACCTCGATGTTCAGCTGCGCCCGCACGGCGGGCTGGTCGGCGCACATCCTGGAGCAGAAGCGCACGGGCCGGCTGGTCCGCCCCACGGCGACGTACGTCGGCCCCGGGGCGCGCGACCCCCGGGAGATCGAGGGGTACGACCAGCTCGCGGACCTGGCGGGCTGA
- the pdxH gene encoding pyridoxamine 5'-phosphate oxidase produces MREQYRSEDFTEQDLAADPMEQFAHWFSQVAAGGSLHEPNAMVVSTATAGGRPSSRTVLLKHYDARGFVFFTNYASRKGRELAENPYVSLLFPWHPMTRQVIVTGTAARVGRDETVAYFRTRPHGSQLGAWASEQSTVIGTRRELVARYEELAARYPEGEKVPAPPHWGGFRVVPDSIEFWQGHENRLHDRLRYVREGAGWRVERLCP; encoded by the coding sequence ATGCGCGAGCAGTACCGGTCCGAGGACTTCACCGAGCAGGACCTCGCCGCGGACCCGATGGAGCAGTTCGCCCACTGGTTCAGCCAGGTCGCGGCCGGCGGCTCGCTCCACGAGCCGAACGCGATGGTGGTCTCCACCGCCACCGCCGGGGGCCGGCCGTCCTCCCGCACGGTGCTGCTGAAGCACTACGACGCCCGCGGCTTCGTCTTCTTCACCAACTACGCCTCCCGCAAGGGCCGTGAACTGGCGGAGAACCCGTACGTCTCGCTGCTCTTCCCCTGGCACCCGATGACCCGCCAGGTCATCGTGACCGGCACCGCCGCCCGCGTCGGCCGGGACGAGACGGTCGCCTACTTCCGCACCCGCCCGCACGGCTCCCAGCTGGGCGCCTGGGCCAGCGAACAGTCCACCGTGATCGGAACCCGCAGGGAACTCGTCGCACGGTACGAGGAACTGGCCGCCCGCTACCCGGAGGGCGAGAAGGTCCCGGCGCCCCCGCACTGGGGCGGCTTCCGGGTCGTACCCGACAGCATCGAGTTCTGGCAGGGGCACGAGAACCGGCTGCACGACCGGCTGCGTTACGTCCGTGAGGGCGCCGGCTGGCGGGTCGAGCGCCTCTGCCCGTAG